In Sphingomonas sp. SUN019, one genomic interval encodes:
- a CDS encoding cryptochrome/photolyase family protein gives MTILIPILGDQLSESIASLRDVRPENAIILMMEVREEATYVRHHKKKIALIFSAMRHFAEALRGAGWTVDYVRLDDPANCHGFTAELRRAAERHRPDRIRVTAAAEYRVRAMQDEWSDRTGLPVEILEDDRFVCSLNDFYTWAQGRKEHRLEYFYRDMRRRTGLLMTPDGKPEGGQWNYDKDNRERPPRGLNYPTPERFAPDEITNDVLALVATEFGDHFGDLAPFELPVTREQARRALAHFVATALPDFGRYQDAMVAGQDYLYHSALSPYLNLGLLEPMEVCEAAVAAYERGDAPLNSVEGFVRQIIGWREYIRGMYWWDMPEFAGRNALAADRPLPEFYWTGKTDMRCLAESIGQTKREAYAHHIQRLMVLGNFALIAGVSPQAISDWFLVVYFDAYEWVELPNVIGMSQFADGGMIASKPYASGGAYINRMSDYCGRCRYDVKQKTGPDACPFNALYWDFLARHETRLRGNMRMGNMYATWRRMPESVRAEYRSSAAAFLETLEPAAPGWARAGD, from the coding sequence ATGACGATCCTGATCCCGATCCTTGGCGACCAACTTTCCGAATCCATCGCCAGCCTGCGGGACGTAAGACCCGAAAATGCAATCATCCTGATGATGGAGGTGCGCGAAGAAGCGACCTACGTCCGCCATCACAAAAAGAAGATTGCGCTGATCTTTTCCGCGATGCGCCATTTCGCGGAGGCGTTGCGCGGGGCCGGGTGGACGGTGGACTATGTCAGGCTGGACGATCCGGCCAATTGTCACGGCTTCACCGCGGAACTCCGCCGCGCTGCCGAACGGCACCGGCCCGACAGGATCCGCGTCACCGCCGCCGCCGAATATCGCGTGCGTGCGATGCAGGACGAATGGTCGGATCGCACCGGATTGCCGGTCGAGATACTCGAGGATGACCGCTTCGTATGCAGTCTCAACGACTTCTACACTTGGGCGCAGGGCCGCAAGGAACATCGCCTGGAATATTTCTATCGCGACATGCGGCGGCGCACCGGCCTTTTGATGACGCCCGATGGAAAGCCGGAGGGCGGGCAGTGGAACTACGACAAGGACAATCGCGAACGCCCCCCGCGCGGCCTGAACTATCCAACGCCCGAACGCTTCGCTCCCGACGAGATCACCAATGACGTTCTGGCGCTGGTCGCAACTGAATTCGGCGATCACTTCGGCGATCTCGCCCCGTTCGAACTGCCCGTGACCCGAGAGCAGGCGAGGCGGGCGCTCGCACATTTCGTCGCGACCGCTTTGCCTGACTTCGGGCGCTATCAGGACGCGATGGTGGCGGGGCAGGATTACCTCTATCACAGCGCGCTGTCGCCGTACCTGAACCTAGGGCTGCTGGAGCCGATGGAAGTCTGCGAAGCGGCGGTCGCGGCGTATGAGCGCGGCGATGCGCCGCTGAATTCGGTCGAGGGTTTCGTCCGTCAGATCATCGGGTGGCGCGAATATATCCGGGGGATGTACTGGTGGGACATGCCCGAATTCGCCGGACGCAACGCGCTGGCGGCGGATCGGCCGCTGCCGGAATTCTACTGGACCGGAAAGACCGACATGCGCTGCCTGGCGGAAAGCATTGGCCAGACGAAGCGCGAGGCCTATGCGCACCACATCCAGCGGCTGATGGTGCTCGGCAATTTCGCGCTGATCGCAGGCGTCAGCCCGCAGGCGATCTCGGACTGGTTCCTGGTCGTGTATTTCGACGCCTACGAATGGGTCGAACTGCCCAACGTCATCGGGATGAGCCAGTTCGCGGACGGCGGCATGATCGCCTCGAAACCATATGCGTCGGGCGGCGCGTACATCAATCGGATGTCGGATTATTGCGGTCGTTGCCGCTACGACGTGAAGCAGAAGACGGGTCCGGACGCGTGCCCGTTCAACGCCTTGTACTGGGATTTTCTCGCCCGGCACGAAACACGGCTCAGGGGCAATATGCGGATGGGAAACATGTACGCCACGTGGCGCAGGATGCCCGAGTCCGTCCGCGCCGAATATCGATCCAGCGCCGCAGCCTTTCTCGAAACCCTCGAACCCGCCGCACCGGGGTGGGCTCGCGCAGGCGACTGA
- a CDS encoding DUF411 domain-containing protein, whose product MPPIRTLIAAFALALPATAIAATPIVMHRDPGCGCCEQWAAQVRKQFGRQVTIIDDSNRGAFARQRGVPADLASCHTALIDGMSFEGHVPIADMKRALAERPKGVSGLAVAGMPMGSPGMEMPGMKADHYEVIAFGPAGRKIFERH is encoded by the coding sequence ATGCCCCCGATCCGCACCCTCATCGCCGCGTTTGCGCTGGCGCTGCCCGCCACGGCGATCGCCGCCACGCCGATCGTCATGCACCGCGATCCCGGCTGTGGCTGTTGCGAGCAATGGGCGGCACAGGTCCGCAAGCAGTTCGGCCGCCAGGTGACGATCATCGACGATTCGAACCGCGGCGCGTTCGCAAGGCAACGCGGTGTCCCCGCCGACCTCGCCTCATGCCACACCGCGCTGATCGACGGGATGAGCTTCGAGGGGCACGTGCCCATCGCCGATATGAAACGCGCGCTGGCTGAGCGGCCGAAGGGTGTATCGGGCCTGGCGGTCGCGGGAATGCCGATGGGATCACCGGGGATGGAGATGCCAGGAATGAAGGCTGACCATTACGAAGTGATCGCCTTCGGTCCCGCCGGTCGCAAGATCTTCGAGCGACACTGA
- a CDS encoding ribonuclease T2 family protein yields MIRCLLAAVALAAPGVATAQAYKCALPGTPPRPRPDLPDEKQPRRVLPIGGYTLAISWSPQYCRSHARDDRSRFQCGANRFGFVLHGLWPDGVGKDWPQYCAATPLLSPRTIRANLCSTPSAQLLQHEWAKHGTCMAGETPDGYFRRPTAMYRKLRYPDMQALSRRPLTAGRFAQAMARANPGVGADMMRITADRQGWLDEVWLCTDRQFRYAKCPSHQGGLKPAARLRIWRGPR; encoded by the coding sequence ATGATCCGCTGCCTCCTCGCCGCCGTCGCGCTCGCCGCGCCCGGCGTCGCCACCGCGCAAGCCTATAAATGCGCGCTTCCCGGCACGCCGCCGCGCCCGCGCCCCGACCTGCCCGACGAAAAGCAGCCGCGGCGCGTGCTGCCGATCGGCGGCTATACGCTGGCGATCAGCTGGTCGCCGCAATATTGCCGCAGCCATGCGCGCGACGACCGATCGCGGTTTCAGTGCGGCGCAAACCGCTTCGGCTTCGTCCTGCACGGCCTGTGGCCCGATGGCGTGGGGAAGGACTGGCCTCAATATTGCGCCGCAACTCCCTTGCTCTCCCCGCGTACGATCCGCGCGAACCTGTGCAGCACGCCCTCGGCGCAGCTCCTCCAACACGAATGGGCCAAGCACGGCACATGCATGGCGGGCGAGACGCCCGACGGCTATTTCCGCCGCCCGACCGCAATGTACCGGAAGCTCCGCTATCCCGACATGCAGGCGCTGTCGCGACGTCCGCTGACCGCTGGCCGCTTTGCGCAGGCGATGGCGCGCGCCAACCCCGGCGTCGGCGCCGATATGATGCGCATCACCGCCGATCGTCAGGGCTGGCTCGACGAGGTCTGGCTGTGCACCGACCGCCAGTTCCGCTACGCTAAATGCCCGTCGCACCAGGGCGGTCTAAAGCCCGCCGCCCGCCTGCGCATTTGGCGCGGCCCGCGCTGA